A single region of the Anaerostipes rhamnosivorans genome encodes:
- a CDS encoding CdaR family protein: MKEKLGNDLVLKIFSLVLAILLWLFVINTEDPVITKSFSNIPVDMLNEQVLDELNRTYKITEGSTVSFTVKGKKTVLDKLKKSDFRATADVSSMSKVNSIPIKIVPLKFADQLEIVSGNNQSVKVKLEDLRRVQVPVTVETTGKPASGYAVGSRTAAPNLISISGPKSVVKQVKAIKVIVDVSGLKRDVSITHKVVCYDSEGEQVDQSRLKLDDDEVKVRIKFSRTKTVPIVVKTKGTPAKGYALGSIDYSPEEIEITGEKDVLDEVDEIALSTIDISSSTKSIEKTIKAEDIKLPEGITFVKDTSKIEDIVVKANIEKNKKRTITLSTDQIQLINNKNNYHIEFDQSEVPIKVTGLKSVVDELTAKDLNPKIDVSVYETGTHTVQVQLKEVKNMDIIGNVQVKITVSE; encoded by the coding sequence ATGAAAGAAAAATTAGGAAATGATCTTGTCTTAAAAATATTTTCTCTTGTCCTTGCCATCCTGCTTTGGCTGTTTGTCATCAACACAGAAGATCCGGTGATAACCAAGTCTTTTTCAAATATCCCTGTGGATATGCTCAATGAGCAGGTACTGGATGAGCTGAACCGGACGTATAAGATCACAGAGGGCTCAACCGTGAGCTTTACGGTAAAAGGGAAAAAGACAGTTCTTGACAAATTGAAAAAAAGTGATTTCAGGGCAACTGCAGATGTGTCCTCCATGTCTAAGGTAAATTCCATCCCGATCAAGATCGTACCGCTGAAGTTTGCTGACCAGCTGGAGATTGTATCAGGAAATAACCAGAGTGTCAAAGTAAAACTGGAAGACCTGCGCAGAGTACAGGTGCCGGTGACAGTGGAGACAACAGGAAAACCGGCATCGGGATATGCGGTGGGCAGCAGGACTGCGGCACCGAACCTGATTTCTATTTCCGGTCCTAAGAGTGTGGTTAAGCAGGTGAAAGCCATCAAAGTAATTGTAGATGTTTCTGGACTAAAGAGAGACGTATCCATCACTCATAAAGTTGTCTGCTATGACAGCGAAGGAGAGCAGGTAGACCAGTCCAGGCTGAAACTGGATGACGACGAAGTCAAAGTAAGGATCAAGTTTAGCAGGACCAAGACTGTACCGATCGTAGTAAAGACAAAAGGAACTCCTGCAAAGGGATATGCTCTGGGAAGTATCGACTACTCTCCGGAAGAGATCGAGATCACCGGAGAAAAGGACGTTCTGGATGAGGTGGACGAGATCGCTTTGTCCACCATTGATATCAGCAGCAGTACCAAGAGTATCGAAAAAACCATCAAAGCAGAAGATATCAAGCTTCCGGAGGGAATTACGTTTGTAAAGGATACAAGCAAGATCGAGGATATTGTAGTCAAGGCAAATATTGAGAAGAATAAAAAGCGCACGATCACTCTTTCTACGGACCAGATTCAGCTGATCAACAATAAGAATAACTATCATATAGAGTTTGACCAATCTGAAGTGCCGATCAAGGTTACAGGATTAAAATCAGTTGTGGATGAACTGACAGCTAAGGATTTGAATCCAAAGATTGATGTGTCTGTCTATGAGACCGGAACACACACGGTGCAGGTACAGCTCAAAGAAGTAAAGAATATGGATATTATCGGAAATGTCCAGGTGAAGATTACAGTATCAGAATAG